DNA sequence from the Syntrophales bacterium genome:
GAAATTCAAGTACTGTGGTAGGAGTCCTAGTGCTAGCGGTTCTTGTAGCAAAAGCCCGACAAAAGGCCTTGTGCTTAATCGCTAATCGACATGAATTTTTCAACTTTTTGAGAGGGGTGAGCAACCAGTTTACCCCTCCGCTCACCAATGAATTTAAGGAGATGCGCCTATGGGGTGGTCAATTCAGTGTAACAACCCTGATTGCAAAGAATACACATGGGCATCGAACATAGTAGATTTGATAGACAATCATACCGACTCTCAAGGATGGTTTGTTTGCGGGCGTTGTGGTGCTTCCGGTTTCATCAAAAAATCCTTCGACTTGCAAGAGCCAGGTGAAACGTGGAAGCCATATTTGCGTGGGGCCATTCGCCTCGGAGATCCAGAGGAAACTTATCAGCCTTTTGTTTTCATGGTCAGCTACGAACCAAATGGGACGGTCAATGACCTATGGTTCTCTTACTACAAAGACCTTCGTGAAACTGGAGGTCGCCTAAAATTGGGCTATGGTCCAGGTGGCCCTCCAGTTTTGGGAACAGAGCAGATATTGTTCTTGCTAAAAACCTTGACGAAGCTCGGCTTGATAGACAAAAACAAAATTATAGAGTTGGTGGAATAACAACCGCATCAACTAGGATTGACAATTCCGTTGCGCTCTGTACTAGCCCCCATTTACACCAGACACCCTTCTAACCAAAATACGTCCGTCCGCCAGAGGCGCATACATCATCCCTATAAAAAGCTTAAGATGAGATCTCCAAGTAGGATGATGAAAGAATAAGGATAGTGGGAATAGCTCTTTTTTAGAAAGCAATAGAAACTCACATAAGTTTCCTCTGTTTAATGTATGTTCAGTTGATTTTGTGCTGTAACTTTAAAAACCTGCCGAGGTGTTTGTCCAATTTTGTTGTATGATTTAAAAGCCAATCCGTAACCAGTATCTGCGCCTTAAAAAGAAGAAATACCCTGTGAGTATTGAGGTCTTTTCTTATCTCCTCTTTAAATGCAGTGAAATAATCTGTAAACTGCCTGTGTTGATTTATCTGGAGGTCCACAAAGGGGTAATCAATCTCTCTCATAAGCTCCTCTTCTGTTTGAAAGTGCTCAACAACATAATTACTCAAAAATTCAATGAGATTGTTTAATTGCGAATAATCATATGCCCTGTCCATAGCCTCTACGAGACTGCTGGCATGTTCAATGAGACTTTTATGCTGTTCGTCTATGACCGGATGACCGATAAGCATGGAATCATCCCAGCGGACAGCAAGACCTGCTTCGCCGCTACTCTCGTGGATACCGGTTTCAAGGAATCGCTTGCAACGTTCATAGTATACCCGGGCAACAGTATCACCCGGTGCAATATCCAAACACTGAGACAACATATCCATTGCCTCAGGGATTTTTTTCAGGTGATAATGGGCAAGAGCTTCTTCAAAAATCCCTTTAGTCTCCATTTTTGCCTTTCTCAATTTTAAAGGATCCTTATCAAAGACCTCATATATAGATTGACATTGCTGTTTCCCCTTAACCTTTACCCTGTCGACAAAACGGATATGATAAACTGAAGAATCATGAAGGCTATAATATGTATGTTCGCTTATTAAAATCGATGTCATATAATCTTTTGTCATGGATTCTATACGCGAGGCAAGGTTCACGGCATCACTTATCACTGTACTTTCCATATAGTGTTTTCCCCCTATTATTCCAAGCATCATCAGGCCTGTATTGATGCCAATACCTATTTTTATTGATTTATGCCCTTTTCTCTCCAGCGCTGAATTGTAAGCCTCAAGTTCTTCAAGCATACCTATTGCGCCCTTTAATGCCGAATCAGCACCCTGTGGAAAAAGTGCCATGATCCCATCAC
Encoded proteins:
- a CDS encoding bacteriohemerythrin, whose product is MSMDKSIDKIIDAYSRFVPQEFIKLMGKDNIMNVELGDHIEITMTILFSDIRDFTAISENMSPKDNFSFINSYLERMEPVIANSGGIIDKYIGDGIMALFPQGADSALKGAIGMLEELEAYNSALERKGHKSIKIGIGINTGLMMLGIIGGKHYMESTVISDAVNLASRIESMTKDYMTSILISEHTYYSLHDSSVYHIRFVDRVKVKGKQQCQSIYEVFDKDPLKLRKAKMETKGIFEEALAHYHLKKIPEAMDMLSQCLDIAPGDTVARVYYERCKRFLETGIHESSGEAGLAVRWDDSMLIGHPVIDEQHKSLIEHASSLVEAMDRAYDYSQLNNLIEFLSNYVVEHFQTEEELMREIDYPFVDLQINQHRQFTDYFTAFKEEIRKDLNTHRVFLLFKAQILVTDWLLNHTTKLDKHLGRFLKLQHKIN